A window from Salmo trutta chromosome 29, fSalTru1.1, whole genome shotgun sequence encodes these proteins:
- the LOC115166798 gene encoding serine/threonine-protein kinase/endoribonuclease IRE1a isoform X2, producing the protein MIFSSDVTGRARLADFGISRQLNMEQTTLHTISAGTKCWKAKETLDEDSGIGYKRSTDIQVAGMLMYYIISGGHHPFGKGIHCEMNIFQGKYTLEHVDDEVTRDLIEWMINEEPEKRPTVEDTLAHPYFWAEERRVEYLRKIGNEKEAENCRKADRRLLHALDQCAEGRSFTNWKSKMPPELMDKLDGKKKAYPDNTLGLLRFIRNLHEHYPEDADSVDMMTMFPDLFGCVYKFAKKMEWNSRSSLKKMFHREDVRY; encoded by the exons ATGATCTTCTCTTCAGATGTTACAGGCAGAGCGAGATTAGCCGATTTCGGTATAAGTCGACAATTGAACATGGAACAAACAACTCTACACACAATCAGTGCAGGAACAAAATGTTGGAAGGCCAAAGAAACTTTAGATGAAGACAGTGGGATCGGATATAAGAGGAGCACAGATATTCAG GTGGCTGGGATGTTAATGTATTACATCATCTCTGGTGGACATCATCCATTTGGCAAAGGCATCCACTGTGAAATGAACATTTTTCAAGGGAAGTACACACTGGAACATGTTGATGATGAGGTGACCAGGGACCTCATTGAGTGGATGATCAATGAAGAGCCAGAGAAGAGACCTACAGTGGAGGACACACTGGCCCACCCATACTTCTGGGCAGAAGAGAG GAGAGTGGAGTACTTACGAAAAATTGGTAATGAGAAGGAAGCAGAGAACTGTCGCAAAGCAGACCGAAGACTCCTTCATGCTTTGGACCAGTGTGCTGAAGGGAGGTCCTTCACAAACTGGAAGTCCAAG ATGCCGCCTGAGTTGATGGACAAGTTGGATGGTAAAAAGAAGGCCTACCCTGACAACACATTGGGTTTGTTGCGCTTCATACGCAACCTTCATGAGCACTA cccTGAGGATGCGGATTCTGTTGACATGATGACAATGTTCCCTGATCTCTTTGGATGCGTCTACAAGTTTGCCAAGAAAATGGAGTGGAATTCAAGGAGTAGCCTGAAGAAAATGTTTCACAGAGAAGATGTAAGATATTGA
- the LOC115166798 gene encoding uncharacterized protein LOC115166798 isoform X1: MNIVPGQIQFQFQLPTVPVLPRKTDSIIKCIIDRKLEKLKKFIRGGKNLNGLYPCAEWNDDITPLIAAVAFTNDNICTFLLEEGANPNMQSANGWAPLHYAAMSKAPVSVVSRLITAKADPEGTPIQIYTPLQLAANNDREDIVKELMMSGAFAERNLKAYPATDQKIASMIQKFSLESENFVKLKIFYDFSCAIGLKSVEDVFNEYGKHMLVVNPVNHLTLYDVSFNAIGTNADQYLQASIKWLRESQKIDLYLEEATNRLPKIPKHLQDMVVNCLTAVFNIMKEISLRLSLLVIPTLLKYLILESKITPQGLNRNISVVRLLYVITQKTPNHKHGWTLPFVEELCKRIISFTDQAYISNPQTSNLGVLTFGLLADLYTFDCVPAIITSQGITSVPEKILVTAEMQMDEDLKEKLRKLNMSLQSPVPPTDATEQLQGMNLSKKKKKKKKKNKKTIQEELSVEKSTPDMTEKPDLDTSSIPVEESGVHGENSSVQPFPFTTNELKPRKWHKVSERWRPQLEVLSNIDAGKVYRLGNLNLVVHPDFQIAKGSDGTEVFLGLKDDGTEVAVKRMLKSNYQDLKREEGFLRLPQLDSPCIVRYVDFAEDEHFGYLVLQLCEYTLDEYIKDHLPEDKTPVLKKIVHEVLCSLSVLHSLNTKILHRDIKPQNVLIDVTGRARLADFGISRQLNMEQTTLHTISAGTKCWKAKETLDEDSGIGYKRSTDIQVAGMLMYYIISGGHHPFGKGIHCEMNIFQGKYTLEHVDDEVTRDLIEWMINEEPEKRPTVEDTLAHPYFWAEERRVEYLRKIGNEKEAENCRKADRRLLHALDQCAEGRSFTNWKSKMPPELMDKLDGKKKAYPDNTLGLLRFIRNLHEHYPEDADSVDMMTMFPDLFGCVYKFAKKMEWNSRSSLKKMFHREDVRY, encoded by the exons ATGAATATCGTCCCAGGTCAAATCCAGTTCCAGTTCCAATTACCAACGGTGCCTGTGCTTCCAAGGAAAACGGATTCAATtataaaatgcattattgacAGAAAGTTGGAGAAACTAAAGAAATTTATCAGAGGCGGCAAGAACTTGAATGGACTGTACCCTTGTGCTGAGTGGAATGATGATATTACCCCTTTAATTGCTGCTGTTGCATTTACAAATGACAATATTTGTACATTTCTTCTGGAAGAAGGTGCTAACCCCAACATGCAATCAGCAAATGGTTGGGCTCCTTTGCATTATGCCGCAATGTCAAAAGCTCCTGTCAGTGTAGTGAGTAGATTAATCACAGCAAAAGCAGATCCAGAAGGGACACCAATCCAGATCTATACTCCACTCCAACTGGCGGCAAACAATGACAGAGAAGACATTGTGAAAGAGTTGATGATGTCTGGAGCATTTGCTGAAAGAAATCTCAAAGCATATCCCGCTACTGACCAAAAGATAGCAAGCATGATTCAGAAATTCTCTTTAGAGAGTGAGAATTTTGTCAAATTGAAGATTTTTTATGATTTTTCTTGTGCAATAGGACTCAAATCAGTGGAGGATGTTTTCAATGAATATGGCAAACACATGCTGGTGGTGAACCCTGTGAATCATCTTACACTATATGACGTGTCCTTTAACGCCATTGGAACAAATGCGGATCAGTATCTTCAAGCATCCATAAAGTGGCTGAGAGAATCTCAGAAAATTGATCTCTACCTTGAAGAGGCGACCAATCGTTTGCCTAAAATTCCCAAACATTTACAAGATATGGTAGTGAATTGCTTGACAGCTGTTTTTAACATTATGAAAGAAATATCTCTTAGACTGTCACTGTTAGTAATACCCACTCTTCTGAAATACCTCATACTTGAATCCAAAATTACCCCTCAAGGACTAAATCGCAACATTTCAGTTGTCAGACTACTGTATGTGATTACTCAGAAAACTCCAAATCACAAACATGGCTGGACCCTCCCTTTTGTTGAGGAGTTATGCAAGAGGATCATCTCATTCACTGATCAAGCATATATCTCCAATCCTCAGACCTCAAACTTAGGTGTTTTAACTTTTGGTCTGCTTGCAGATCTGTACACCTTCGATTGTGTACCTGCGATTATCACATCACAAGGGATAACCTCTGTGCCGGAGAAAATACTTGTTACTGCCGAAATGCAGATGGATGAAGACCTGAAAGAAAAGCTGAGGAAATTAAATATGTCCCTACAAAGTCCAGTCCCACCAACAGATGCAACTGAACAATTGCAGGGAATGAATCTatcaaaaaagaagaagaaaaagaagaagaagaataagaAAACAATTCAGGAAGAGTTGTCGGTAGAGAAAAGTACACCTGACATGACTGAGAAGCCAGATCTTGATACTTCATCAATTCCAGTTGAAGAATCCGGTGTACATGGTGAAAATTCCAGTGTTCAACCATTTCCCTTCACCACTAATGAATTGAAACCCCGGAAATGGCACAAAGTTAGTGAGCGGTGGAGGCCTCAGTTGGAGGTACTCAGCAACATAGATGCAGGAAAGGTTTACAGATTGGGAAATCTCAATCTTGTGGTCCATCCAGATTTCCAAATAGCCAAAGGAAGTGATGGAACTGAAGTCTTTCTGGGCTTGAAGGATGATGGTACTGAGGTAGCCGTGAAGAGAATGCTCAAGTCAAACTATCAAGATCTGAAGAGAGAAGAGGGTTTTTTACGACTACCTCAGCTGGATAGTCCCTGCATTGTGAGATATGTGGACTTTGCAGAGGACGAGCACTTTGGTTACCTTGTTCTTCAGCTCTGTGAATACACCCTTGATGAATACATCAAAGACCACCTACCAGAGGACAAAACCCCTGTCCTGAAGAAAATAGTGCACGAGGTGCTCTGCAGTCTAAGCGTTCTCCATAGTCTAAACACAAAAATTCTGCACCGGGATATCAAACCCCAGAATGTTTTAATAG ATGTTACAGGCAGAGCGAGATTAGCCGATTTCGGTATAAGTCGACAATTGAACATGGAACAAACAACTCTACACACAATCAGTGCAGGAACAAAATGTTGGAAGGCCAAAGAAACTTTAGATGAAGACAGTGGGATCGGATATAAGAGGAGCACAGATATTCAG GTGGCTGGGATGTTAATGTATTACATCATCTCTGGTGGACATCATCCATTTGGCAAAGGCATCCACTGTGAAATGAACATTTTTCAAGGGAAGTACACACTGGAACATGTTGATGATGAGGTGACCAGGGACCTCATTGAGTGGATGATCAATGAAGAGCCAGAGAAGAGACCTACAGTGGAGGACACACTGGCCCACCCATACTTCTGGGCAGAAGAGAG GAGAGTGGAGTACTTACGAAAAATTGGTAATGAGAAGGAAGCAGAGAACTGTCGCAAAGCAGACCGAAGACTCCTTCATGCTTTGGACCAGTGTGCTGAAGGGAGGTCCTTCACAAACTGGAAGTCCAAG ATGCCGCCTGAGTTGATGGACAAGTTGGATGGTAAAAAGAAGGCCTACCCTGACAACACATTGGGTTTGTTGCGCTTCATACGCAACCTTCATGAGCACTA cccTGAGGATGCGGATTCTGTTGACATGATGACAATGTTCCCTGATCTCTTTGGATGCGTCTACAAGTTTGCCAAGAAAATGGAGTGGAATTCAAGGAGTAGCCTGAAGAAAATGTTTCACAGAGAAGATGTAAGATATTGA